A region from the Lycium barbarum isolate Lr01 chromosome 8, ASM1917538v2, whole genome shotgun sequence genome encodes:
- the LOC132605890 gene encoding putative pentatricopeptide repeat-containing protein At1g12700, mitochondrial has translation MKRISHNGIVPFISFFATSRSCSPIRAYSSYHSNKSISVKAKLNNFENVKCLDDAVSLFHQMVKMQPLPSVLVFCKLFKTMLNMKHYSAVISLFREIQKLGIPINGFILSIIINSYCLMHRADCGFSVLPIYLKNGIPFNVVTFNTLIRGIFAENKVKDAVELFKKLVREKICEPDKVMYAIVMNGLSKRGHTQKTFSLLRLMEQGNTKPDIYIYSIVIDALCKDGNLDDAVYLLNEMKQKGIPPDIVTYNSLIDGLCRLSQWEKVKILFSEMVNHNIYPNVRTFNIVIDGLCKEGKVEDAEEVMRHMIEKGVQPDIITYNVIMDGCCLRGELDRARRAFNFMIDRNIEPDIISYNILINGYCKEKKVVEAMQLFREVSEKGSKPDIFTYNTILQGLFEVGRIGDAKKIYSEMLSVGPIPDLYTHGTLLNGYFKYGLFEEAMSIFNKLERKSENANIEFYNVVINGLCKNGEVNKAHAIFEKLSSMGLLPNVRTYNTMITAFCLQGLLDETKHMLRKMEGNGCFPNNVTYNIIVQGFLRCNKISEMTTFMKGMAGRGFSFDATTAELLVNVIRENPSVFDMIPELHTEKMK, from the coding sequence ATGAAGAGAATTTCTCACAATGGTATTGTTCCCTTTATCTCTTTCTTTGCTACTTCTCGTTCTTGTTCACCAATTAGAGCTTATTCTTCATACCATAGTAATAAATCCATTTCAGTAAAGGCTAAACTTAACAATTTTGAGAATGTCAAGTGTTTAGATGATGCTGTTTCTCTCTTCCATCAAATGGTTAAAATGCAGCCTCTTCCTTCAGTTCTCGTCTTCTGTAAATTATTTAAGACCATGCTCAATATGAAGCATTACTCTGCTGTCATTTCTCTTTTCAGAGAAATACAGAAATTGGGTATCCCTATTAATGGATTCATCTTGAGTATCATCATTAACAGTTACTGCCTGATGCATCGTGCTGATTGTGGGTTTTCAGTGTTACCCATTTACTTGAAGAATGGTATTCCATTTAATGTTGTCACCTTTAACACCCTAATTAGGGGAATCTTTGCTGAAAATAAGGTTAAAGATGCGGTTGAATTATTCAAAAAGTTGGTGAGAGAGAAGATTTGTGAGCCTGACAAAGTCATGTATGCAATTGTCATGAATGGGCTTAGCAAAAGGGGCCATACTCAGAAAACTTTTAGTTTGCTCCGGTTAATGGAACAAGGAAACACTAAGCCCGACATATACATCTACAGTATTGTTATAGATGCCCTCTGCAAAGATGGAAACTTAGATGATGCTGTCTATCTTTTGAACGAGATGAAGCAGAAAGGGATTCCTCCGGACATAGTCACGTATAATTCATTAATTGACGGTTTGTGTAGGCTTAGTCAGTGGGAAAAGGTTAAGATTTTGTTCTCCGAGATGGTGAACCATAATATTTATCCAAATGTGCGCACCTTCAACATAGTGATAGATGGATTATGCAAAGAAGGAAAAGTTGAAGATGCCGAGGAAGTAATGAGACACATGATTGAAAAAGGTGTACAGCCTGATATAATTACCTACAATGTGATAATGGATGGATGTTGTTTGCGTGGTGAACTGGATAGAGCGAGGAGAGCTTTTAATTTCATGATAGATAGGAACATTGAGCCTGACATTATTAGCTATAACATACTAATAAATGGATACTGTAAGGAAAAGAAAGTGGTTGAAGCCATGCAATTGTTTCGTGAAGTTTCAGAAAAGGGATCAAAACCTGATATCTTTACCTACAATACTATCTTGCAAGGTCTGTTTGAAGTTGGAAGAATTGGCGATGCCAAAAAAATTTATTCCGAGATGCTATCTGTGGGTCCTATACCTGATTTATACACGCATGGCACTTTGCTCAATGGTTATTTTAAGTACGGACTTTTTGAAGAGGCTATGTCAATCTTTaataagttggaaagaaagagTGAAAATGCCAATATTGAATTTTATAATGTTGTCATTAATGGATTGTGCAAAAATGGTGAAGTCAATAAAGCTCATGCTATTTTTGAGAAGCTTTCTTCAATGGGATTGCTTCCGAATGTGAGAACATACAATACAATGATTACTGCATTTTGTCTACAAGGGTTGTTAGATGAAACTAAACATATGCTTAGAAAAATGGAGGGCAACGGTTGTTTTCCAAACAATGTCACTTATAATATTATTGTGCAAGGATTTCTCAGGTGCAACAAAATTAGTGAAATGACAACTTTCATGAAGGGAATGGCTGGAAGGGGCTTCTCATTTGATGCAACTACAGCTGAGTTACTGGTAAACGTTATAAGGGAGAATCCTTCGGTGTTTGACATGATACCAGAGCTTCACACGGAAAAAATGAAGTGA